The window GCATATCCCCCTCTGCCGGCCATAGCGCAAACCGCATCTTCGCTCCGTATTGGAGGGAATAGAGGCTTTTTTTGCTCATTAAGGGGCTTTTGCGTTTTTTTTTGGGGGGGGAGATTTGCAGGACGTCGGCCAGCTTCCCGATAAATGCGAAAGAAGGGTAGCGGCTGCCGCATTCAATCTGCCGGATGTAGGAATGCGAAGCGTAGCATAGCGCGGCAAGCTTTTCCTGGACGCCCTCCGGGTGAATATCCGCGATGGGGCAGCGGTGGTTAAAAAATCCGTTTATTTGGCCTTGGCGATACGTTTGGATGGGCAGAAAGAGCTTTTAGGGCTCTGGATTGAGCAAAACGAAGGGGCCAAGTTCTAGATGGGCATTATGACTGAACTAAAAAGCCGGGGAATACAGGACATCCTCCTTGCCGCCGTCGATGGGCTGACCGGCTTTCCTGACGCTATCGCCGCGGTATTCCCCAAAACCGAGGTTCAGCTGTGTATCGTCCACATGCTTCGGAACTCAGTTCGATTTGTCCCGTACAAAGACCGGAAGGCGGTAATCGCCGGGCTTAAAACTATTTACCTGGCTCCTTCGGCAGAACTTGCCACCTGCGCGCTGGAAGAATTCTCAAAAGTCTGGGATAAAAAATACCCGATGATTTCAAAATCTTGGCGCACCCGATGGAACGAGGTCATACCGTTTTTTAAATTCTCGCCTGAAATCAGGAAGGCTGTTTATACTACCAATGCCATTGAATCAGTCAATTACACGATTCAAAAAATCATCAAACACCGTCAGTCTTTTCCGAATGACGAAGCTGCGGTGAAATTAATTTTTATGGGCTTGAAAAACATTTCCAGAAAATGGACAATGCCTATACGAGATTGGGGGGCGGCCCTCAATCAATTCGCAATCATTTACGGGGAAGACAGAGTCCCCCTATGATTACCGTTTACACTAAAAAAATTACAAGTTCGGTGGCCGATCTCAAGGCGATGGGTTACAATACTGTCCTGCCGGCACAAACGTCCTAAAGGCGCCACCCACTGAATTGTACGCTCAACTGCGCATATTTTGAAAAAGTGCGCAGTTGAGCGTACTTCAAATTCCCACACCTCCTATTCAGTCATTTGAGCCATATCTTCTCTTATAAATCAAATTTTGCTTCCCCTGCCAGCTTATAGAAAAGTAAAAACTTCCAAAAAGGATCAAAGCGACATTACCAGATCCTTATTCCACCAATGGAGTCAACATTTTTGAAATAAGGTCATGAATTAAAGCCACGTTCAATTGTTCTAATGAATTTGTTCTTTGGCCAACTTCTAAAACACTTTTCAATGCTTTCAACGATTCAGTATAGTTACCTATCTTGTTATATACAATTCCCACATTTATTAATGATTTAATAACCTCAATATGCTCTTCGCCAAAGATTGTTTTGCGAATTTCAAATGCACGTATAGCGTACTGTAAGGATTTATTGTATTCCTTTAATCCAAAATATAAACTGCCAATGCCGTCATAATTTTCAGCAATATCAGCATTTTCTTCTGTAGATATTTGTTTTTGCAGTTCCACCATTTTATTTGTCACTTTCAAGAGTACATTGAAATCCCTTGGCTTATTTGCCCTATATTTTTGTTGGGCTTTCTTATAATATTCTATTGCCTCATTTATTTTTTGTAGGCAACAATATATTTCCCCAGCACCTGAATACGTTGCCCCTAACAAATTATAATTATCCGGGAAAATACTTAACCGAATTTCCAATGCTTTTAATTGGACCTCTAATGCCATATTGTAATCTTTTATACTTTTATATACCTCGGCCATATTGGAATATGACATTGCAGTATCTGCGTGCTCATCACCAAGAACCTTCTTTCGCATCATTAACGATTTTTGCGCATACTCTAACGCCATATTTATATCGCCTATTCTGAAGTATGCTAAACCGATAGTGTTATATGTAGTAGCAACTGCCTCGTTTTCTTCGCCATATACCTTGACTTGCAGCTTCCTCAATACATCAAGCAATTCCAGCAGCTTTTTCGAATCCTTTGGAGATACTTGCCGATGATTTTTTATTACTTTATCAAAATATTCAATGGCTTCTTTATAATCACCGTGTTTTATATTATTTTTTTTCGCGTATTTCCAGGCCTTGCTGCCTAGTGGCGTGTATATGGTCAGAAATCTGCAATGTTCAAACACCTCATCATAGTCAACCATGGTTGTGGTTGTTGCATCAAAGAAGGCGATAGTGTTTCTTAAAAATATCAAGAACCCAGGAGCAATTTTGCCAAATTTTTTGACCTTTTCCGGAATGATAACAGTCTTTAGTGACATACAATAATTAAAAGCACCGCTACCAATTTCTTCGACTTCATCCGGGATGGTGACGTGCACTAATGACCCACAACTGGAAAAAGCATTTTCCCCAATAGTTGTGACGCTATTCGGTATATTAACGTTCCTTAGTGATTTACATCCTGAAAAAGCAGAATCACCAATACTTTTGATGCCATCAGGGATATCTATGCTTGTTAATGATTTGCAGAATGTAAAGACGCTGTCGGCAATTTTGCTAATGCCGCCCGGGATGACAATATTCTTTAGCGAGCTACAGCAACTAAAAGCATAGTCTCCAATACTGGTGACACTTTCCGGTATGTTGATGTTTATCAGCGTTTCACATCCCGAAAAAGCGTTTGCACCAATACTCAAGACACTATCTGGGATGTTGACATTTTCTAATGATTTACATCCTGAAAAGGCACCGCTGAAAATATTAATGCCGCCAATGTTCGTAACGCCATTTGGGATAGTAACATCTATCAAAGATTCACAATTCCTAAATGCGGTTGCGCCAATACTTGTAAGCGTCAAGGGAGGGTTAAAAAATGTTTCCGGTATTATTAGCCGTGGAAAATCAGTTGGGTAAAATTTCACTATTTCAACAGTGTTATCATTTTTTTGCACATCAAACCCTCTGGGATGTCCAATATTGCATCCAAACTTCCGCAGACTGTCGCGTATTCTTCCGGAAAATTCTTGTTGCGAGCAAAGGCTTTGGATTATTGCCTGCCGATCATGCAATTTACCCCTGATTTCATCAGGCCAATCGGTACAACCTCCCAAAAAAACTTGAATGATATGCGAAGGATCATGTTGTACCGCATATTTTATTTTTTTCATTGCTTGTCCGGATCCTGCGGTTTTATCTGAAAAAAATGCCAAAACACATTGACTGTCATCAATTTCCTGTTCAACCGTAGTTTTAGAATAATAAAAATTAAATCCCTCCCAGTAGAGTTCCGCCAGTAAGGTACTAATATGCTCTATATCCCATTTTGCACAACATATATATGCTCGCGGTGTTTCATTGCTTTTTGGAATTAATTGTCCGGGTTTTATCTTTTTAACCTCTTGTATTTCCATTTCCTGTTCTTGAACTTCATCAACAGGAATTCTTTCGAGGACGGACAATTCCACCGGGGTTCCACGAAAAGCCTTATAACCAATACTCGTTACACTATCCGGTATGGCGGCATTTTTTAATGATGTACAACCCCAAAAAGATTTTTCACCAATACTCACGACATTCTCTGGTATTGTTACGCTTTTTAGTGCCTTACAACCCTCAAAAGCACTTTCTCCAATGCTTGTGATACTTTTCGGTATAACGATGTTTTCTAAAGATTTACATCCCTGAAAAACCCTATTATCAATACCTGTAATTCCTTCAGGTAAGATAACGCTCGAAAGTGATATACAATACGCAAAGGCATTGTCAAGAACGCTTTCAACACTGTTTGGGATAGTGATATTTTTCAACGAACTGCATTTCGAAAAAGTTTCTGCACAAATCTCCTTAACACTTTCTGGGATGATAACATTTGATAGGGATTTACATTCTTTGAATGCACTCTGTCCAATATTTATGACATTGCCCGAAATAGTGATACTCTTCATTGATTTGCATTTACTAAAGGCATCGTCACCAATTTTAATAACGCTATCTGGGATAAAAACTCTTTTTAAGGATTTACAGCCTGAAAAAGCTTTATCGCCAATGTTTGTAACACTATTGGGGATGATAATGCTCTTTAAATTGACACTGCCTGCGAAGGCTTCGGCACCAATTTCTGTAACACTGTCTGGGATGATTATGCTATCGGGTAATCGACACTTAATCACTTGGCACTTGGTTAATATTTGAATGATTATTCTTGAAAAAAATGACAAACTTGAAAAAGCACCTGGGTTGATTATTATTACACCATCAGGGATGGCATACGGTTTTGCAGAGTTCCAGTTTTGAGGTCCGCAGAAAATGGTTGTTTTGTCGGTATTAAAAACCGCATCCAGTTGATGACAGTATGAAAATGTTTCTTTGCCAATCTCAATGTCCTTGGGGAGAATTATGTTTTTTAAAGAATTGCACCCACAAAAAGCTTTATAACCGATATTGGTAACACTATCTGGGATGATAAGGTTTGTAAGCGATTTACAAAATGAAAAAGTTTCATCGGCGATGCTTTCAACGCTATCGGGAATGTCAATTTCGGTTAATGATGTACAATTAAAAAAAGCAGAACCGCCTATACTTGTCACACTATCCGGCAAAACAACAGAAATAAGTGATTTGCAACCACTAAAAGCATGGTCTCCAATGCTGACGATACCTTTCGGAATAGTTATATTTTTTAGTGATTTGCAACCACTAAAAGCATAGTCTCCAATGCAGATGATGTTTTTTGGAATAGTTATACTTTTTAGCGACCTGCAGCCAAAAAAAATAAAGCCGCCAATACTTGTGATGTTGTCTGGAATAGTTAAACTTTCCAGCGATTCACAGCCCGAAAAAGCGCCTTGTCCAATACTGGTAATACTGTCGGGAATGGTAATACTTGTCAACAATCTACACTTCTTAAGTAAATCCTTGTCTGTTTTCGTTTTGTCATTGAGCATACCTGAACTGATCATGCCAATATTTAACATAATTTTGGAAATACCCCTGCTGCCTCCTGTAAAGGCATAGTCGCCAATAGCAGTAACCTGAAATGTTATATTCCCTTCGGCGGATGTAGCTGTACTGGGAATAATAACATCTCTGTCATTTCCGACATACCTTGTAATGGTTATCTTATCCCCCTGTACCAGAATATTGAATCCGGGCATATCCAGCGGTAAATTAACGTCATATACTACATTTTGCTTGATGGCAGGCGGAACAGCCGTACGTTTCCCGCAGTTTTTCAGGTCAACACTGCTTATGCTCATCTGTAATGCATCCGGTGCTATTGCTGTCTTTACAAGCTGCGCAGCATTTTCCATAGACCAAGGCTGCGGGGTTAACTCTTCTAATAAAACCGGAACAATGGGAATCCCTCGTTGCCGGGCATACTCCAGTTCATAATTCATAACAAACGGCCTATCCAAGCAACGGTTTGTCAGCATTAATACAAATACCGAACAATGCCTGACATGATCGGCGATAACGGGTAAATAACGTTCCGTTACTTTAATGCCCTCATCGTACCACAAATCCCAGCCGGATTCATATAATTCCTTTATTTTGGGATAAACCTGTATTGCATCATCATGGGCGTAGCTAATGAATATATACGGCTCATCCCCCTCATAAGCCTCACAAGGCTTATCGCATATTTGTGGGGTTGATGGTGTATAAGGTGTGTCATCAGGAGTAAATCGTTCCAACTCGGCAATGAGCTTCCCGATGGAGGTACATGAATATCTTGCTGTGAGCATTTCCAACGCGCTGAGAAGTTGCGGATCACATTCTCTATTTTGGTAATCCTGCTGTATATCCGCAAGGCTATCCAGCCAGACGGGGATAAATGGTTTTCGCGCAACGGTGGCTGCATAAGCGAATTCTTCAAGCATCAAACGCTGATCCCGTACATACGCCTTGGTCAGGAATATCAAAACCATGCCGCTTTGCCGGATAGACTCCAATATTGCCGTTTGCTCGGCTTGTAATCCCGGAATGTCGATATTGTACCATCCTGCCGCCCGGACTTGTTCCAATGTAGGCAACACAAGTCTTTCGTCATCCGGATGGAAACCTACAAAAATATTTGTACCTTTTTCCAACATTTATAATCCCCTTGAAAACCACAGTAGATTCACTGTGTTTACTACTATATCCCTGCTTCCATCTGCACCCTTAACACTTCAGGCGCTGTCTGCTTTAAGATGGAATTCTTCTGCCTTTTTTGTTGCCGAGCTTTGAATAATCACAGCTGATTTTGTTATAGCTAATGGCAGTCTTAGGATGATTTTTCCCGAGAACTTTCTCACAGATAGCCAGAGCTTTTTGATGAGGGTTGAATCTAAAAGGCTGGTTTCCATGAGGGTATTTTAGGTTTTTTTGGGTTAATTTACAATATACACTTTTGTACGTATGCAAGGCTTATTTATTTCTATTTTTATCAGCTTTCGGCAAATTCGGGTTTTTTGACTAATCAAGAAGGTCATCCAGTGTGGTAGATGGAACTTTCATGCCCATTCTCTAACATCCGGTAGAATAACAGACTGTAAGGCTGTACACTTGCGGAATATTCATCGGTATCGGCGACAATAACCATAAGCTACCTCGCCGGAACAGCGATGCCTTTCATTTTTTCGAGGTCGGCTATTACATCATCGTATTCAAGAAGAGAGCAGGGGACATTGTATTGGGCAAGATACTGTTCAAACTCACAGCGGTTCATCCCGGCATACCGGGCAGCTACACCAATAGTGATTTTCTTGGACTCCTGCTCTATCTGCGCAGTGGCAACATGGCCTGCCAGGACTGTTTATCTATGTAATATATTCATTATTTTGGTATTTTGAACAACTCTTGTTTTGCCGTTTCATTGACAATTATTTTGAATTTACTTAAATTCTGTAATGTGATGCGATTTCAAAATAATTAAAAGATGGAGCTGCTTAGTTATGAATGTGTTGGTTGTTGATGATTCCAAATTTATGAGAAACATAGTTAAAAGCTATTTCTCCGAGATCGGTATGCCCTGTCATTATTTTGAAGCCGTGAACGGTCTGGAAGCCCTGAAAATATTGCAGTCAACACGTATGGATCTGGTTCTGCTTGACTGGAATATGCCCGCCATGACGGGAATTAGTTTTTTAAAAAAAGTGCGGGCCATAGAATCGTTAAAAAATCTGCCTATTATCATGGTTACCAGCGAAGGGGCCAAGGCCAATGTAATAGAAGCCTTTAAAAGCGGAGTCAGTGATTATATATTGAAGCCCATTGACGGACGCATATTCAAGGAAAAAATCAAGGAGATATTCGGTTGACAAATTCACGGGAGATCCGGCAATGGAATTAAACATAGAATCGTATTTAAATCCTTTTATCAGTGTTTGCGTTGAGGTGTTCGACAAGCAATGCGGTATTGCCATAAGTTCCGGGCGGCCGTATATCGTAAAAAAGGATTTTGTCGGGGAATGGGACATTTCCGGGCTTATTGGGTTTACCGGCGAAGCCAGGGGTGCGGTTGTTATTTCCATGAAAAAGGAATGCGCCCTTCACATGGTAGACAAGCTTACCGGCGCGCGCCACGGCGATTTTGATGAAGAAGTCGTGGATGTGATAGGCGAAATTATCAATATTATCGCCGGAAGGGCCAAGCACCGCCTGGAGGAGGAATTTTCCCTGGTTATTTCCCTTCCTTCGATTATCGAAGGAAGCAAACATATCATCCATTGGCCGGGCGAAAGTCCCCGCATTATTTGCATTCCTTTTAAATTGTCATCCGATGAAAACTTTGTTTTATCCGTGACACTGGAAAAGACATAAAACCAAAAGGAGATCGCCATGATAAAAATGTTGACCGCTTATTGCACGGAAATCGACGATGTAGATGGGGCAATCACGGACATACTCTCCCAGATTGACACAACAAAACTCCTGGCTAATTCAGTCGGGCTTTTATCCTGCCATTATGAATTTATCGACAGCGGGGTTGTAGCTGCGCTTCAAGAGAGGCTGCCTTTCGACATATTGGGTTATACCACTATGGCCAGCGCCGCCAGGGGTCAGTACAGCGTATACAGTCTGGCCTTTACGGTTTTAACCAGCGATGATGTTTCTTTTTCAACGGCCGTGTCCCGCCCCCTGTCCGAATTTGACTATAAAAATCCTATACGCGACGCCTATGGGGAAGCATTAAGCAAATTAAAAATGAAACCTGCCTTTATTATCAGCTATTTGCCTTTTGTTTCAACACTAAGCGGCGCTGTCACGCTTGAGTGTTTTGACAAGGTCGCCAAAGGTATTCCCATTTGGGGGACTGTCGCCTGCAATTATACCGGGGCCCCCGAAAAATGCCAGATACTGTACAAAGGAAAGGGCGAGCAGCACGCCCTTGCGATGCTGCTCTTGAGCGGCCATATTAAACCGAATTTTTTCACCGCATCCCTTCCGGCCCGCAGCGTGCGGACCTATAAGGCCCTTATCACCGAATCAGAGGGCTGTATTTTAAAAAAAGTTAACGGCATCCGCTTGCGGGACTATTTTGCCGCGTCGGGTTTTTCCGAGGGAGCGGAAATCGGGACTATTCCCCTGATGGTGGATTACGGCGACGGCAATGCCGTTGCCCTGGCTATTTACCGGTTTAACGAAGACGGCAGTGCGATCATGGGCGGAAAGGTACCCGAGGGGGCTTCTGTCTCAATCGGCCTCATCAACCGGGAGGGCATCATGGAGACTACCCAAAAAACCCTTGAGCAGATTCTCTCCGGCGTTTCATCCCAGGGGCTTTTAATGTGCCCCTGCGAAGGCCGTTATCAGCTTATGGCTGGGGACGACGAAATCAAGCTGATCATTGAAAAAATGGGAGACAAGCTGCCCTATGCCCTGGGTTATTCAGGCGGAGAACTATGTCCTTCATTGGACAGGGAAGGAATATACCATAACCGTCTGCACAACTATTCGTTGATAATTTGCTCTTTTTGATGGAGCCTTTTTATGAGTGATACCGTAGAAACCCTGCAGCAGCGGATCAAAGAACTGGAGCTTGGGTACCGCAAAAAAGAGCGCGAACTTGTCCATTTGCAGGAAGCTCAAAAACGGGAAAAAAACATTGCCCTCATGAAGGCGGATCAGCAGGCCGCCCAAACTACGGAAGAACGGGAAGGGGACAAATTCTTAAGGCTGCTCATGGAAAACAGCTATGACCTCCTGCTGCTTTTGGATCAAGAGGGAAGGCTTTCTTATTGCACCAAAACCTTTCTTGAATTCCTGCACGTAAGCGACAGTAATACAGTTATTGGAAAAAACTTTGCGGAATTGTCAGGTGTTTTTACCGGCAGCACTCTTGCTATAGAACTCAAAGAAGCATTGGAAAAGGCGGTACAAAAGAAAACCCTTGTCGAACTTACGGGCACCCGTTTTCTTAATTCTGACAATCCCCATGAATATACAGTCGCGGTGCTGCCCATGATTAATCCCCGGAGAGAGTACGAAGGCGCCATGCTTCTTTTCCACGATGTCACGGAAATAGAAGAAGCCAATCGTAATCTTAAAGCCCAACGGGATGCCATAACCATTATGCAGGACAATCTCAAAGCGGGGATTTTCCTTATGGACAAGGATTTTGTCATTCAGGGCAATTATTCTGCGGCCCTGGAAGAAATATTGGTAGAGAAAGATCTGGCGGGGAAGTATTTTACGGACCTTCTCTCCTTTTCGTTCAGTGCCAAGGAAATGGAAAGCGTACGGGATTATTTTACCATGGTGGTGAACCGTTTGGTGAGCGCAAGCAAACTCGACAGCATGAATCCCATGGATGAGCTGAATTATGTCAGCGTTACATCGCGCCAGGAAAAAACCCTGCGCTGTGAATTTGCTTCTATCGACCAGGGCAGTGGGCAGCTGTTTATTCTTGCAACCATTACCGATATTTCCCGGGAAACGCTGCTGCAGAAACAGCTTCAGCAGGAGCAGCAGAAAAGGGAATCGGAAATGCGGTCCCTCTTTGAGGTTATCCAGCTGGACCCCGCTATTTTCAGCGAATTCATGTCCGATGTGGTATACAATTCCGACCGCATCACTGCCATCCTCAAGAACAAGGATGTTGAATCAAGCGAAGCGCTGATAGAGATATACCAGCTGGTGCATGCGATAAAATCCGATGCGTATATCCTGGGCCTGGAAGATTTCGGCGGCAAACTGCATGACCTGGAATCGGAAATAAAAAAATTGCAGCAGGATGAAGACACCAGCTTTTCGAAAATGCTTCATCTGGTAGTCGGCGTGGAAAATATACTTGCGGAACAGGACAAGCTTGAGGAAATCATTGGGCGCATACGGAACTTTGACAAGGAAAAAACCCTCGACAATGTTGATAATATGATGCTTGAATCCTTCAGGCAGGCCTGCGCCCGTATTTCCCAGGATCTGAACAAGCAGGTACGCTTCAGCATGGAAGCAGTGGACCCGGAGCTTCTGCAAAGGATACCCCGGAGGGAAGTCAAAGAAATAATCATACAGCTTATCCGCAACGCCATATATCACGGTATAGAGCTGCCGGATGAACGGGCGGCCAAGGGGAAGGACCCCACAGGCGTGATAGACCTTTCCATGCAGACTAAAAAAAGCACGCTTAAAATCGTTCTCAAAGACGACGGCCGGGGCCTTGATTTTAACCGCATCAGCGAAAAAGCAGAACGGCAGGGCCTCATCCAGAAAAACAAAGAAAATAAAACCCTCCTGGCCCAGGTAATTTTTATGCCCGGATTCAGCACCTCCAAAGATGAAGGCGCCCATGCAGGCCGGGGCATGGGATTGAGCCTCGTCCGGGCCCGGGTCAAGGATCTTCACGGAGAAATAAAACTGCAAAGCCGTTTGGATCAGGGCACGACATTCACACTTTTAATTCCATTCTCGGACCAGTAGGTAAAAAGGCTGAACGATAACACAAATTTCCCATCTGTGTCAGGTCTTTTCAGCCACTATCACAGGTGTTATACTTTCCTCGTGAATAACTTGCACAATTCAGGGGGTGAGTATGTTTGGTTTTCGGTTTGTTAAATTTGAGCCGGGCCTTTATGTTTTCAGGTATAAGAAAGGCCGGATCGCTGCCCAGGGGGAGGGGCTTTCATTTTGGTATTACGCGCCTACTACCTCCCTGGTGGCGGTTCCTGTCGGCAGCGCCGACGCCCCCTTTATGTTCGCCGAAAATTCCTCGGACTTTCAGGCACTTTCCATTCAGGGGCAGCTTACCTTCAGGATAGCCGACCCTGCCAAGACAGCGAAGATGCTGAATTACACTGTGGACGATCATGATAATTATGTTTCCGACGATCCCCAGAAACTCCCGGACCGGCTTATCAGCCTGGTGCAGATTACGGTAAAAGGGGCGGTGAAGAAACTTCTCCTTAAAGAGGCCATTACCGCCTCTGACGAGGTAGCCCAGCAGGCTTATAAGGCGCTGGCGGAGCATGTAATGGTTACCAGCCTGGGGGTTGAAATACTTTCGGTGACTATCGCGGCCATCAAACCGAATCCCGAAACTGCCAAGGCCCTGGAAGCGGAGACCCGCGAAGCCATTCTCAAGGAATCGGATCAGGCGATTTTTCAGCGCAGGAATTACGCGGTGGAGCAGGAACGGATCATCCGCGAAAGCGAGCTTAACACGGAAATTGCGGTGGAAAACAAAAACCGGGAAATTCAGGAGACACGGCTCGAAACCGAGGCCCAGGCCCAGCGGAAAAGGCTCTCTATGGAAGAGGCGCAGCTTGCCTTTATGGTTCAGCAGGAAGAGCGGAACAAGGAGCTGGTGGACCTCAAGGCCCGGAACGAAAAAATAGAGGCCGATACCAAAGCCTATGCCCTGCGGGAACTCATGAAGGTCTATCAGGAAATGGATGTGGAAACCCTGAAAGCCCTGTCTAACGGCGGGCTGGATTCGGGCCGCCTCATGGCCCTCGCCTTCCAGGGTATTGCCGACAAAGCGGAAAAAATCGGGAACCTCAATATCACTCCGGATCTGCTTTCTACTATTATACAGCAAAATCCCCAGCCCCGGCCCCGTTCGGATCGGGAACGCTAAATGGCGGCAGAATTGCTGC is drawn from Leadbettera azotonutricia ZAS-9 and contains these coding sequences:
- a CDS encoding leucine-rich repeat protein; the protein is MLEKGTNIFVGFHPDDERLVLPTLEQVRAAGWYNIDIPGLQAEQTAILESIRQSGMVLIFLTKAYVRDQRLMLEEFAYAATVARKPFIPVWLDSLADIQQDYQNRECDPQLLSALEMLTARYSCTSIGKLIAELERFTPDDTPYTPSTPQICDKPCEAYEGDEPYIFISYAHDDAIQVYPKIKELYESGWDLWYDEGIKVTERYLPVIADHVRHCSVFVLMLTNRCLDRPFVMNYELEYARQRGIPIVPVLLEELTPQPWSMENAAQLVKTAIAPDALQMSISSVDLKNCGKRTAVPPAIKQNVVYDVNLPLDMPGFNILVQGDKITITRYVGNDRDVIIPSTATSAEGNITFQVTAIGDYAFTGGSRGISKIMLNIGMISSGMLNDKTKTDKDLLKKCRLLTSITIPDSITSIGQGAFSGCESLESLTIPDNITSIGGFIFFGCRSLKSITIPKNIICIGDYAFSGCKSLKNITIPKGIVSIGDHAFSGCKSLISVVLPDSVTSIGGSAFFNCTSLTEIDIPDSVESIADETFSFCKSLTNLIIPDSVTNIGYKAFCGCNSLKNIILPKDIEIGKETFSYCHQLDAVFNTDKTTIFCGPQNWNSAKPYAIPDGVIIINPGAFSSLSFFSRIIIQILTKCQVIKCRLPDSIIIPDSVTEIGAEAFAGSVNLKSIIIPNSVTNIGDKAFSGCKSLKRVFIPDSVIKIGDDAFSKCKSMKSITISGNVINIGQSAFKECKSLSNVIIPESVKEICAETFSKCSSLKNITIPNSVESVLDNAFAYCISLSSVILPEGITGIDNRVFQGCKSLENIVIPKSITSIGESAFEGCKALKSVTIPENVVSIGEKSFWGCTSLKNAAIPDSVTSIGYKAFRGTPVELSVLERIPVDEVQEQEMEIQEVKKIKPGQLIPKSNETPRAYICCAKWDIEHISTLLAELYWEGFNFYYSKTTVEQEIDDSQCVLAFFSDKTAGSGQAMKKIKYAVQHDPSHIIQVFLGGCTDWPDEIRGKLHDRQAIIQSLCSQQEFSGRIRDSLRKFGCNIGHPRGFDVQKNDNTVEIVKFYPTDFPRLIIPETFFNPPLTLTSIGATAFRNCESLIDVTIPNGVTNIGGINIFSGAFSGCKSLENVNIPDSVLSIGANAFSGCETLININIPESVTSIGDYAFSCCSSLKNIVIPGGISKIADSVFTFCKSLTSIDIPDGIKSIGDSAFSGCKSLRNVNIPNSVTTIGENAFSSCGSLVHVTIPDEVEEIGSGAFNYCMSLKTVIIPEKVKKFGKIAPGFLIFLRNTIAFFDATTTTMVDYDEVFEHCRFLTIYTPLGSKAWKYAKKNNIKHGDYKEAIEYFDKVIKNHRQVSPKDSKKLLELLDVLRKLQVKVYGEENEAVATTYNTIGLAYFRIGDINMALEYAQKSLMMRKKVLGDEHADTAMSYSNMAEVYKSIKDYNMALEVQLKALEIRLSIFPDNYNLLGATYSGAGEIYCCLQKINEAIEYYKKAQQKYRANKPRDFNVLLKVTNKMVELQKQISTEENADIAENYDGIGSLYFGLKEYNKSLQYAIRAFEIRKTIFGEEHIEVIKSLINVGIVYNKIGNYTESLKALKSVLEVGQRTNSLEQLNVALIHDLISKMLTPLVE
- a CDS encoding tetratricopeptide repeat protein; translation: MHTYKSVYCKLTQKNLKYPHGNQPFRFNPHQKALAICEKVLGKNHPKTAISYNKISCDYSKLGNKKGRRIPS
- a CDS encoding UPF0175 family protein, with product MAGHVATAQIEQESKKITIGVAARYAGMNRCEFEQYLAQYNVPCSLLEYDDVIADLEKMKGIAVPAR
- a CDS encoding response regulator, producing MNVLVVDDSKFMRNIVKSYFSEIGMPCHYFEAVNGLEALKILQSTRMDLVLLDWNMPAMTGISFLKKVRAIESLKNLPIIMVTSEGAKANVIEAFKSGVSDYILKPIDGRIFKEKIKEIFG
- a CDS encoding chemotaxis protein CheX: MELNIESYLNPFISVCVEVFDKQCGIAISSGRPYIVKKDFVGEWDISGLIGFTGEARGAVVISMKKECALHMVDKLTGARHGDFDEEVVDVIGEIINIIAGRAKHRLEEEFSLVISLPSIIEGSKHIIHWPGESPRIICIPFKLSSDENFVLSVTLEKT
- a CDS encoding FIST C-terminal domain-containing protein — its product is MIKMLTAYCTEIDDVDGAITDILSQIDTTKLLANSVGLLSCHYEFIDSGVVAALQERLPFDILGYTTMASAARGQYSVYSLAFTVLTSDDVSFSTAVSRPLSEFDYKNPIRDAYGEALSKLKMKPAFIISYLPFVSTLSGAVTLECFDKVAKGIPIWGTVACNYTGAPEKCQILYKGKGEQHALAMLLLSGHIKPNFFTASLPARSVRTYKALITESEGCILKKVNGIRLRDYFAASGFSEGAEIGTIPLMVDYGDGNAVALAIYRFNEDGSAIMGGKVPEGASVSIGLINREGIMETTQKTLEQILSGVSSQGLLMCPCEGRYQLMAGDDEIKLIIEKMGDKLPYALGYSGGELCPSLDREGIYHNRLHNYSLIICSF
- a CDS encoding ATP-binding protein; amino-acid sequence: MSDTVETLQQRIKELELGYRKKERELVHLQEAQKREKNIALMKADQQAAQTTEEREGDKFLRLLMENSYDLLLLLDQEGRLSYCTKTFLEFLHVSDSNTVIGKNFAELSGVFTGSTLAIELKEALEKAVQKKTLVELTGTRFLNSDNPHEYTVAVLPMINPRREYEGAMLLFHDVTEIEEANRNLKAQRDAITIMQDNLKAGIFLMDKDFVIQGNYSAALEEILVEKDLAGKYFTDLLSFSFSAKEMESVRDYFTMVVNRLVSASKLDSMNPMDELNYVSVTSRQEKTLRCEFASIDQGSGQLFILATITDISRETLLQKQLQQEQQKRESEMRSLFEVIQLDPAIFSEFMSDVVYNSDRITAILKNKDVESSEALIEIYQLVHAIKSDAYILGLEDFGGKLHDLESEIKKLQQDEDTSFSKMLHLVVGVENILAEQDKLEEIIGRIRNFDKEKTLDNVDNMMLESFRQACARISQDLNKQVRFSMEAVDPELLQRIPRREVKEIIIQLIRNAIYHGIELPDERAAKGKDPTGVIDLSMQTKKSTLKIVLKDDGRGLDFNRISEKAERQGLIQKNKENKTLLAQVIFMPGFSTSKDEGAHAGRGMGLSLVRARVKDLHGEIKLQSRLDQGTTFTLLIPFSDQ
- a CDS encoding SPFH domain-containing protein, which encodes MFGFRFVKFEPGLYVFRYKKGRIAAQGEGLSFWYYAPTTSLVAVPVGSADAPFMFAENSSDFQALSIQGQLTFRIADPAKTAKMLNYTVDDHDNYVSDDPQKLPDRLISLVQITVKGAVKKLLLKEAITASDEVAQQAYKALAEHVMVTSLGVEILSVTIAAIKPNPETAKALEAETREAILKESDQAIFQRRNYAVEQERIIRESELNTEIAVENKNREIQETRLETEAQAQRKRLSMEEAQLAFMVQQEERNKELVDLKARNEKIEADTKAYALRELMKVYQEMDVETLKALSNGGLDSGRLMALAFQGIADKAEKIGNLNITPDLLSTIIQQNPQPRPRSDRER